In Gammaproteobacteria bacterium, one genomic interval encodes:
- a CDS encoding GH3 auxin-responsive promoter family protein, whose protein sequence is MTEERPPLKYAALRAALAFRFDGRHQSLLNATGNPRAAQNALLRRILVTNANTHFGARHNFRQIRDPGAYRQAVPTKTYEDLRKYVEVQDRTGQPYLTADRPVYYHRTSGTLGAVKDIPVTSAGLGRVKENQQLFAYSVARGTRAFEGRVLGITGQAIEGLMPSGLPYGSASGLLYKRMSKLVRRKYVLPPEIADIPDYDLRYFATAAFALAERNVTGIGTANPSTLVRILDLIQSEPEALIKAVHEGRLPQGANLPADSALTPDRGRARELEGLLAEKAALDYGAIWPNLRAIMTWTGGSCSVPLRRLADSIPAGTSIIELGYIASEFQGTINIDAAENVCVPTLLDNFFEFVEREAREAGSKDFLLLDELEEGGEYYVFVTTQDGLYRYDMNDIVRVTRMLNATPCLEFVQKGKGVTSITGEKLYEKQVLDAVMAATGRLGVSPNFFVMLADPEAATYTLYLEASRRETFESSELADAVDRGLCEANIEYDSKRGSGRLAPVEIKRLRPGTGGEFRADRVAAGQRDSQFKYLHLQYAHECPFNFGAHAEPV, encoded by the coding sequence GTGACCGAAGAACGTCCGCCGCTCAAGTACGCAGCGCTGCGCGCCGCCCTGGCGTTCAGGTTTGACGGCCGGCATCAGTCGCTGCTCAATGCCACGGGCAATCCGCGAGCCGCACAGAACGCGCTGTTGCGCCGGATCCTGGTTACGAATGCCAACACGCATTTCGGGGCCCGCCACAATTTCAGGCAAATCCGGGATCCGGGGGCTTATAGGCAGGCGGTCCCGACCAAGACCTACGAGGATCTGCGCAAGTACGTGGAGGTGCAGGACCGGACGGGACAACCGTACCTCACCGCCGACCGGCCGGTCTATTACCATCGCACCAGCGGTACGCTCGGGGCGGTCAAGGACATTCCCGTAACCAGCGCCGGCCTCGGCCGGGTAAAGGAGAACCAGCAACTGTTCGCGTACTCGGTGGCGCGGGGCACCCGGGCTTTCGAAGGCCGGGTGCTGGGGATCACCGGACAGGCAATAGAGGGACTGATGCCGTCCGGGCTGCCGTATGGCTCGGCTTCGGGCCTTTTGTACAAGCGGATGTCGAAACTGGTCCGCAGGAAGTACGTATTGCCGCCGGAAATCGCGGATATTCCCGATTACGATCTGCGCTACTTCGCCACCGCGGCATTTGCGCTTGCCGAGCGCAACGTAACCGGCATCGGGACGGCCAACCCCTCCACGCTGGTGCGGATCCTCGACCTGATCCAGAGCGAGCCGGAGGCCCTGATCAAGGCTGTCCACGAGGGCCGGCTGCCCCAGGGGGCCAACCTGCCCGCCGACAGCGCGCTGACCCCGGATCGCGGGAGGGCGCGCGAGCTGGAAGGCCTGCTCGCCGAGAAGGCCGCGCTCGACTACGGGGCCATCTGGCCCAACCTCAGGGCGATCATGACCTGGACCGGGGGCAGTTGCAGCGTGCCGCTTCGACGGCTGGCCGATTCCATTCCGGCCGGAACTTCGATCATCGAACTGGGTTACATCGCCAGCGAATTCCAGGGCACGATCAATATCGATGCGGCCGAAAACGTCTGCGTCCCGACTTTGCTGGACAACTTCTTCGAGTTCGTGGAGCGCGAGGCCCGGGAGGCGGGCAGCAAGGATTTTCTGCTGCTCGACGAACTGGAAGAGGGCGGCGAGTACTACGTTTTCGTCACCACCCAGGACGGCCTCTACCGCTACGACATGAACGACATCGTGCGGGTAACGCGCATGCTAAACGCAACGCCCTGTCTTGAGTTCGTGCAAAAGGGCAAAGGGGTGACGAGCATTACGGGCGAGAAACTCTACGAGAAGCAGGTGCTGGACGCCGTGATGGCGGCGACGGGCCGCCTGGGCGTTTCGCCGAATTTCTTCGTCATGCTGGCCGATCCGGAAGCGGCAACGTACACGCTGTACCTGGAAGCCTCTCGGCGTGAAACGTTTGAATCATCGGAACTCGCCGATGCCGTCGACCGTGGATTGTGCGAGGCCAATATCGAATACGACAGCAAGCGCGGCAGCGGACGGCTGGCCCCGGTCGAGATCAAACGGCTGCGTCCGGGAACCGGCGGCGAATTCCGCGCCGACCGGGTGGCCGCGGGGCAGCGCGACTCGCAATTCAAGTACCTGCACCTGCAGTACGCACACGAATGTCCGTTCAACTTCGGCGCGCATGCGGAACCGGTTTGA